One Sanguibacter keddieii DSM 10542 genomic window carries:
- a CDS encoding PhoH family protein produces the protein MVAEKSEAAEGAVVADGVRKTFVLDTSVLLSDPKALVRFAEHDVVLPIVVITELEAKRHHPELGYFARSALRMLDDLRVKNGGLDHPIPVGDGGSLRVELNHTDPSALPDGFRLGDNDTRILAVAANLAAEGAAVTVVSKDLPMRVKASAVGLSADEYRAELAVDSGWTGMGELDLAEDQMAALWEHESMELAAVDAASAAAAEPLLCHKGLVLHSTRGSALARVTPDKHLQLIRGDREVFGVRGRSAEQRIAIDLLLDDSVGIVSLGGRAGTGKSALALCAGLEAVLERRQHRKIMVFRPLYAVGGQELGYLPGSEAEKMSPWAQAVFDTLGALVSKEVIDEVIDREILEVLPLTHIRGRSLHDAFVIVDEAQSLERNVLLTVLSRIGQSSRVVLTHDVAQRDNLLVGRHDGVAAVIEALKGHPLFAHVTLTRSERSAVAALVTDMMERIEV, from the coding sequence GTGGTAGCTGAGAAGTCCGAGGCGGCAGAGGGGGCCGTGGTCGCCGACGGCGTCCGCAAGACCTTCGTGCTCGACACGTCCGTCCTGCTCTCCGACCCCAAGGCCCTGGTCCGGTTCGCCGAGCACGACGTCGTCCTGCCGATCGTGGTCATTACCGAGCTCGAGGCCAAGCGCCACCACCCAGAGCTCGGGTACTTCGCCCGCAGCGCCCTGCGGATGCTCGACGACCTCCGGGTGAAGAACGGCGGGCTCGACCACCCGATCCCGGTCGGCGACGGCGGCTCCCTGCGCGTCGAGCTCAACCACACCGACCCGTCGGCGCTGCCTGACGGGTTCCGCCTGGGGGACAACGACACCCGCATCCTCGCGGTCGCCGCCAACCTCGCGGCCGAGGGCGCCGCGGTCACCGTGGTGTCGAAAGACCTCCCGATGCGCGTCAAGGCCTCGGCTGTCGGGTTGAGCGCCGACGAGTACCGCGCCGAGCTCGCGGTCGACTCCGGGTGGACCGGCATGGGGGAGCTCGACCTCGCCGAGGACCAGATGGCTGCGCTGTGGGAGCACGAGTCGATGGAGCTCGCCGCGGTCGACGCCGCGTCGGCAGCCGCCGCAGAGCCGCTGCTCTGCCACAAGGGCCTCGTGCTGCACTCGACCCGCGGGTCGGCGCTGGCCCGCGTCACGCCCGACAAGCACCTCCAGCTGATCCGCGGCGACCGCGAGGTCTTCGGGGTCCGGGGTCGCTCGGCCGAGCAGCGCATCGCGATCGACCTGCTGCTCGACGACTCGGTGGGCATCGTCTCCCTCGGCGGCCGCGCCGGGACCGGCAAGTCCGCCCTCGCCCTCTGCGCAGGACTCGAAGCGGTCCTCGAGCGGCGGCAGCACCGCAAGATCATGGTGTTCCGCCCGCTCTACGCGGTCGGCGGGCAGGAGCTCGGCTACCTGCCGGGGTCCGAGGCGGAGAAGATGAGCCCCTGGGCCCAGGCCGTGTTCGACACCCTCGGGGCGCTGGTCAGCAAAGAGGTGATCGACGAGGTGATCGACCGCGAGATCCTCGAGGTGCTGCCGCTGACCCACATCCGCGGGCGGTCACTTCACGACGCCTTCGTGATCGTCGACGAGGCGCAGTCTCTCGAGCGCAACGTGCTGCTCACGGTGCTCTCCCGCATCGGCCAGTCCTCGCGGGTGGTGCTCACCCACGACGTGGCGCAGCGCGACAACCTGCTCGTCGGGCGCCACGACGGTGTCGCCGCGGTGATCGAGGCGCTCAAGGGCCACCCGCTCTTCGCGCACGTGACGTTGACGCGGTCCGAGCGGTCTGCGGTGGCGGCGCTGGTCACGGACATGATGGAGCGCATCGAGGTGTGA
- a CDS encoding response regulator transcription factor: MRVLIVEDEAFMAEAVRDGLRLEAIAADIAGDGDTALEMLAVNEYDVLVLDRDVPGPDGDEIARIVSQEPGGPRIIMVTAASRLDDKQAGFQSGADDYLTKPFAMRELVLRLRALERRRDVGRPPVVSSAGLRLDPFRREVYRDGRYVALTRKQFAVLQVLLNAQGGVVSAEQLLERAWDENADQFTNAVRITISALRKRLGEPSLIRTVMGVGYQIDDAASVDSDA; the protein is encoded by the coding sequence ATGCGAGTACTGATCGTCGAAGACGAGGCCTTCATGGCCGAGGCCGTCCGTGACGGGTTGCGGCTCGAGGCGATCGCGGCCGACATCGCCGGGGACGGCGACACCGCCCTGGAGATGCTCGCGGTGAACGAGTACGACGTGCTCGTCCTCGACCGTGACGTCCCGGGCCCGGACGGTGACGAGATCGCGAGGATCGTCTCCCAGGAGCCCGGAGGGCCGCGGATCATCATGGTCACCGCCGCGAGCCGGCTCGACGACAAGCAGGCCGGGTTCCAGAGCGGTGCGGACGACTACCTCACCAAGCCCTTCGCGATGCGCGAGCTCGTCTTGCGGCTGCGGGCGCTCGAGCGCAGGAGAGACGTCGGCCGGCCCCCGGTCGTGAGCTCGGCCGGTCTTCGCCTCGACCCGTTCCGGCGAGAGGTGTACAGGGACGGCCGGTATGTCGCCCTGACCCGCAAGCAGTTCGCGGTGCTGCAGGTGCTGCTCAACGCCCAGGGGGGTGTCGTGAGCGCCGAGCAGCTGCTCGAGCGTGCCTGGGACGAGAACGCCGACCAGTTCACGAACGCCGTCCGCATCACCATCTCCGCGTTGCGCAAGCGCCTCGGTGAGCCGTCGCTCATCCGCACGGTCATGGGCGTGGGCTACCAGATCGACGACGCTGCGAGCGTCGACAGCGATGCCTAG
- a CDS encoding response regulator transcription factor, with amino-acid sequence MIRTLIVDDDALVRAGLRLMLAGAPDIEVVGEVADGSLVAEAVAAHHPDIVLMDIRMPVMDGIAATQALRQGAAAAGGSSGADGGDDESAQDSAPQVIVLTTFGGDDTILGALQAGASGYLLKHTPPEEIVDAVRRTAHGDPVLSPAVMKVLIDRAMAGAPLAPSDTAPAAPSRSAQAVERLSVLSNRERDVASAVAQGLSNTEIAEQMYLSMGTVKSHISSALTKLDFSNRIQLALLAYEAER; translated from the coding sequence ATGATCAGGACCCTCATCGTCGACGACGACGCGCTCGTGCGCGCCGGCCTCCGCCTCATGCTCGCCGGAGCCCCGGACATCGAGGTCGTCGGGGAGGTCGCCGACGGCTCCCTCGTGGCCGAGGCCGTCGCCGCCCACCACCCGGACATCGTCCTCATGGACATCCGCATGCCCGTCATGGACGGGATCGCGGCGACCCAGGCGCTGCGCCAGGGCGCCGCGGCCGCCGGTGGCTCCAGCGGTGCCGACGGTGGCGACGACGAGTCCGCCCAGGACTCCGCCCCGCAGGTCATCGTGCTCACCACCTTCGGGGGTGACGACACGATCCTCGGTGCGCTCCAGGCCGGTGCCTCGGGCTACCTGCTCAAGCACACGCCGCCCGAGGAGATCGTCGACGCCGTCCGCCGGACCGCCCACGGCGACCCCGTGCTGTCCCCCGCGGTGATGAAGGTGCTCATCGACCGGGCGATGGCGGGTGCTCCCCTGGCGCCGTCGGACACCGCACCTGCCGCGCCGTCACGATCAGCCCAGGCTGTCGAGCGCCTCTCCGTGCTGAGCAACCGCGAGCGCGACGTGGCGAGCGCCGTCGCGCAGGGCCTGTCGAACACGGAGATCGCGGAGCAGATGTACCTGTCGATGGGCACCGTGAAGTCGCACATCTCCAGCGCCCTCACCAAGCTCGACTTCAGCAACCGCATCCAGCTCGCGCTGCTCGCCTACGAGGCGGAGCGCTGA
- a CDS encoding MDR family MFS transporter — MAAPTSAGASPQVDLGGRSPWSVLPPLLLGFFMIMVDTTIVNIAVPTLVETFDVGLSAVGWVTSAYLLSYAVLLLVTGRLGDRFGPKNIFVAGLVVFTLASLWCGLSGSIGMLITARAVQGVGAALMTPQTMAIITRVFPPQKRGAAMGVWGSVAGIATITGPVLGGLFVETLGWEWIFFVNVPVGVVALFLSFRSLPALATNKKSFDVLGVVLSVVGLGALVFGVQEGETFDWGQVWGPVSIPLIIGFGAVVIAAFLLWQRRLGQDALLPLSLFRFRNFSLANVSGMAVSFAMIGIFFPLTLFLQTTLGLSPLHAALVSLPSSVVSGVVAPFAGRLSDRVPAKWVMVTGFASLAVATVWLDLVIAPGISPWTIVVPMLFFGLGTGCVFSPMASLATAGLDQSTAGAGAGAFNTTRQVGGVIGSAAIIAMLQTRLAVTLPAAAQEAAQTLPEQYRQSFVDGLASAGGSFSGGGGSVPVPDGVPPEVADAIASAGSAAFGTGFAQAAGDTMLLVAAVLVVGLVAGVAMRRESGHV, encoded by the coding sequence ATGGCCGCACCCACCTCCGCCGGGGCTTCCCCACAGGTCGACCTCGGAGGTCGCAGCCCCTGGAGCGTGCTCCCGCCCCTTCTGCTCGGGTTCTTCATGATCATGGTCGACACCACCATCGTGAACATCGCGGTGCCGACCCTCGTCGAGACCTTCGACGTCGGGCTGTCGGCCGTCGGCTGGGTGACGAGCGCCTACCTGCTCAGCTACGCCGTGCTGCTGCTGGTCACCGGACGGCTCGGGGACAGGTTCGGACCCAAGAACATCTTCGTGGCAGGGCTCGTGGTCTTCACGCTTGCCTCGCTGTGGTGCGGGCTCTCGGGCAGCATCGGCATGCTCATCACGGCCCGTGCCGTGCAGGGCGTCGGTGCCGCGCTCATGACGCCGCAGACCATGGCGATCATCACCCGCGTGTTCCCGCCGCAGAAGCGCGGCGCGGCGATGGGCGTATGGGGGTCGGTCGCAGGGATCGCGACGATCACCGGCCCGGTGCTCGGCGGGCTGTTCGTCGAGACGCTCGGGTGGGAGTGGATCTTCTTCGTCAACGTGCCGGTGGGCGTCGTGGCACTGTTCCTCTCGTTCCGGTCGCTGCCCGCCCTCGCGACGAACAAGAAGTCCTTCGACGTCCTCGGCGTGGTGCTGTCCGTGGTGGGCCTCGGGGCGCTGGTGTTCGGTGTCCAGGAGGGGGAGACCTTCGACTGGGGTCAGGTGTGGGGACCGGTGTCGATCCCGCTGATCATCGGGTTCGGGGCGGTGGTGATCGCCGCGTTCCTGCTGTGGCAGCGACGCCTGGGTCAGGACGCGCTGCTGCCGCTGAGCCTGTTCAGGTTCCGCAACTTCTCGCTCGCGAACGTCTCCGGCATGGCCGTGTCCTTCGCGATGATCGGCATCTTCTTCCCGCTCACGCTGTTCCTGCAGACGACGCTGGGCCTCTCGCCGCTGCACGCCGCGCTCGTGAGCCTGCCGAGCTCGGTGGTCTCCGGGGTGGTCGCGCCCTTCGCCGGCAGGCTCTCCGACCGGGTCCCGGCCAAGTGGGTCATGGTGACCGGCTTCGCGTCCCTCGCCGTCGCCACGGTGTGGCTGGACCTCGTCATCGCACCTGGGATCTCGCCGTGGACGATCGTCGTCCCGATGCTGTTCTTCGGCCTGGGGACGGGATGCGTGTTCTCCCCGATGGCGAGCCTGGCGACGGCGGGTCTCGACCAGTCGACGGCCGGTGCGGGTGCCGGCGCGTTCAACACCACGCGTCAGGTCGGCGGCGTGATCGGCTCCGCCGCGATCATCGCGATGCTCCAGACCCGCCTCGCCGTCACGCTCCCCGCCGCGGCGCAGGAGGCGGCCCAGACGCTCCCCGAGCAGTACCGGCAGTCCTTCGTGGATGGTCTGGCGTCGGCGGGCGGTTCCTTCAGCGGGGGCGGCGGCTCGGTGCCGGTCCCGGACGGTGTGCCGCCCGAGGTGGCCGACGCGATCGCCTCGGCGGGCAGCGCGGCCTTCGGAACAGGCTTCGCACAGGCTGCCGGCGACACGATGCTGCTGGTCGCAGCGGTGCTCGTCGTCGGGCTGGTCGCAGGTGTCGCGATGCGGCGCGAGTCGGGCCACGTCTGA
- a CDS encoding DUF1697 domain-containing protein — protein sequence MTLTTAVVLLRGVNVGGHRKVPSADLRAIGETAGWTRVTTILASGNLVVSAPAPGTPAASCRTEAEVAALVHGGLLDRLGLDVDVVVVSPETLDSVVAHLPFPAEAESAPSKLLVTFYATPPTADAIASLDMSPHPERMAWHEGTSYTVYPDGAGTTKLSPALLRRTLGVDGTARNWTTVLRLRDLTAAG from the coding sequence GTGACCCTCACCACTGCTGTCGTGCTGCTGCGCGGCGTCAACGTCGGCGGGCACCGCAAGGTGCCGTCTGCCGACCTGCGCGCGATCGGCGAGACCGCCGGCTGGACGCGCGTCACGACCATCCTCGCGAGCGGGAATCTCGTGGTCTCGGCCCCGGCGCCCGGCACTCCGGCTGCCTCGTGCCGCACGGAGGCAGAGGTCGCCGCGCTCGTCCACGGCGGGCTGCTGGACCGGCTGGGCCTCGACGTCGACGTGGTCGTGGTCTCGCCCGAGACCCTCGACTCCGTGGTCGCCCACCTCCCCTTCCCGGCCGAGGCCGAGAGCGCGCCGTCGAAGCTCCTCGTGACCTTCTACGCCACCCCGCCGACCGCCGACGCCATCGCATCGCTCGACATGAGCCCCCACCCCGAGCGCATGGCGTGGCACGAGGGGACGTCGTACACCGTCTACCCGGACGGAGCCGGCACCACGAAGCTCAGCCCCGCGCTGCTGCGCCGCACGCTCGGCGTCGACGGGACCGCCCGGAACTGGACGACCGTCCTGCGTCTGCGCGACCTCACCGCCGCCGGCTGA
- a CDS encoding M15 family metallopeptidase, whose amino-acid sequence MQTTNRTAPRPTRPVRSGILMLLAILLGTVLAASLVGLILLSVTSWLRSPDETATASASSVTVSSDLTSDEPPQTGPLTADDGLIPAQTDITAGADLPAVTRLDPALRAAVEAATADAALDDQPLYVTTGWRSARYQGQLYDEGLATYGSEEVARQFVATPETSTHVTGTAVDVGPLDAMYWLIEHGPTYGLCQTYANEIWHFELATTPGGTCPEMLPDASHLGG is encoded by the coding sequence ATGCAGACCACGAACCGCACCGCGCCCCGTCCGACCCGACCCGTCCGGTCCGGGATCCTCATGCTGCTGGCGATCCTCCTCGGGACCGTGCTGGCAGCGTCCCTGGTGGGCTTGATCCTGCTCAGCGTGACGAGCTGGCTCCGGAGCCCCGACGAGACAGCGACGGCGTCGGCGTCGTCCGTCACCGTCAGCTCCGACCTCACGTCTGACGAGCCGCCCCAGACCGGACCGCTCACCGCGGACGACGGCCTCATCCCCGCCCAGACCGACATCACCGCGGGAGCAGACCTGCCTGCCGTGACGCGGCTCGACCCGGCCCTACGCGCCGCCGTCGAGGCCGCGACCGCTGACGCGGCCCTCGACGACCAGCCCCTCTACGTCACCACCGGCTGGCGCAGCGCCCGCTACCAGGGACAGCTGTACGACGAGGGACTGGCCACCTACGGCAGCGAGGAGGTCGCCCGCCAGTTCGTCGCCACCCCGGAGACGTCCACCCACGTCACCGGCACCGCCGTCGACGTCGGTCCCCTGGACGCGATGTACTGGCTCATCGAGCACGGACCCACGTACGGGTTGTGCCAGACCTACGCCAACGAGATCTGGCACTTCGAGCTCGCGACGACCCCGGGAGGCACGTGCCCCGAGATGCTCCCCGACGCCTCCCACCTCGGTGGGTGA
- a CDS encoding sensor histidine kinase, which produces MPRTRPAPSRPHGLSLRWQLTLSYAAFVVVVGVVLIAVGVLLLRFVPDGNLLEYGGGFAPSRSDLMPVFVKYASAGLVFLATLGLGGGWLLAGRLLRRLRLITGTAEQVRAGDLDHRIDMVGRSDELSGLADTFDDMLDRVQASVDEHRRFAANASHELRTPHAVIRTMLEVARADPDRDVEQLLERLEIVNERSIALTEALLALARADHAAEDREAVDLAALAEAAADDLGAAAASRDVVITCDLVTAATTGHPGLLALLLTNLVQNAVVHNHPGGQVQIATWTDERGDALVEVTNTGPVVSDEVAATLTEPFVRAAGRTRPRDPSHVGVGLGLSIVASVARAHSGSITVVPRAGGGLTVRAQIPAS; this is translated from the coding sequence ATGCCTAGGACACGGCCGGCCCCCTCGCGCCCGCACGGGCTGTCGCTGAGGTGGCAGCTGACCCTGAGCTACGCCGCCTTCGTCGTCGTGGTCGGCGTCGTGCTGATCGCCGTCGGTGTCCTGCTGCTGCGGTTCGTGCCGGACGGCAACCTCCTGGAGTACGGCGGTGGGTTCGCACCGTCCCGTTCCGACCTCATGCCGGTGTTCGTCAAGTACGCCTCTGCCGGGCTGGTCTTCCTCGCCACGCTCGGCCTCGGTGGCGGATGGTTGCTCGCCGGGCGTCTGCTGCGACGCCTGCGCCTCATCACCGGCACGGCCGAGCAGGTCAGAGCCGGTGACTTGGACCACCGGATCGACATGGTGGGTCGGTCCGACGAGCTGTCCGGGCTCGCCGACACCTTCGACGACATGCTGGACCGCGTCCAGGCCTCCGTCGACGAGCACCGGCGGTTCGCGGCGAACGCCTCCCACGAGCTCCGGACACCGCACGCGGTGATCCGCACGATGCTCGAGGTCGCCCGCGCGGACCCCGACCGTGACGTGGAGCAGCTGCTCGAACGTCTGGAGATCGTGAACGAACGCTCCATCGCGCTCACCGAGGCCCTGCTCGCCCTCGCCCGTGCGGACCACGCTGCCGAAGACCGTGAGGCGGTCGACCTGGCGGCGCTGGCCGAGGCGGCGGCCGACGACCTGGGTGCCGCTGCTGCCAGCCGTGACGTCGTCATCACCTGCGACCTCGTGACGGCAGCGACCACCGGTCACCCCGGGCTGCTCGCACTGCTCCTGACCAACCTCGTGCAGAACGCCGTGGTGCACAACCACCCCGGCGGTCAGGTGCAGATCGCCACGTGGACGGACGAGCGCGGCGACGCCCTCGTCGAGGTCACCAACACCGGCCCGGTCGTCAGCGACGAGGTCGCGGCCACGCTCACGGAACCCTTCGTCCGCGCAGCGGGCAGGACACGCCCGCGCGACCCGTCCCACGTCGGCGTGGGGCTCGGCCTGTCGATCGTCGCCTCCGTCGCGCGCGCTCACTCCGGGAGCATC
- a CDS encoding sensor histidine kinase yields the protein MRVSDSPVVDARWALPGVLAGAAQSITTSRVPRRTARDWTIDVIVFLIAIGFVVLTMFAQMTTPDGEIVSFTDDGAGGTLVVHQVLDPVLGVLLSLSLWWRRRFPLALSLVALVLSTFTVGTGAAAVILLFTLAVHRPWPVSVPVNLLQIPVAFLHLRFTTGTTDDWGTLIFGSLIGMMVLAWGIAVRARRQLVLSLRTAAEQERRQTELRLVDARRGERSSIAREMHDVLAHRISLLSVHAGALEYRTRQAESGDAAALTASEVHDAVAVIRENAHQALEELREVLTVLRSDGTDEGDDETGTAAPQVAVGDLETLVEEARAAGQLVRLSIDAPGLEESRPQLQRTVFRVVQEGLTNARKHAPEVAVNVALRGTAGDEVVVEVTNVTQISAPRSVIPGAGAGLTGLSERVTLEGGTLEAAASGGAFRLRVRLPWRS from the coding sequence ATGCGAGTCTCGGACAGCCCTGTGGTCGACGCGCGCTGGGCCCTGCCCGGGGTCCTGGCCGGCGCCGCCCAGAGCATCACGACGTCCCGCGTCCCCCGCCGCACCGCCCGCGACTGGACCATCGACGTCATCGTGTTCCTCATCGCGATCGGCTTCGTGGTGCTCACGATGTTCGCGCAGATGACCACCCCTGACGGCGAGATCGTCTCCTTCACCGACGACGGCGCCGGCGGGACACTCGTCGTCCACCAGGTGCTCGACCCGGTGCTCGGGGTCCTGCTCTCGCTGTCGCTGTGGTGGCGTCGTCGTTTCCCGCTCGCACTGAGCCTCGTCGCGCTCGTCCTTTCGACCTTCACCGTCGGGACCGGCGCAGCGGCGGTCATCCTGCTGTTCACCCTGGCCGTGCACCGCCCGTGGCCCGTCTCCGTCCCGGTCAACCTGCTGCAGATCCCGGTGGCGTTCCTCCACCTGCGCTTCACCACCGGCACCACCGACGACTGGGGCACGCTGATCTTCGGCTCGCTCATCGGCATGATGGTCCTCGCCTGGGGCATCGCCGTCCGCGCCCGGCGCCAGCTCGTGCTGAGCCTGCGCACCGCTGCCGAGCAGGAGCGCCGCCAGACCGAGCTGCGGCTGGTCGACGCCCGTCGCGGCGAGCGCTCGAGCATCGCCCGCGAGATGCACGACGTCCTCGCCCACCGCATCTCGCTGCTGTCCGTGCACGCCGGCGCCCTCGAGTACCGCACCCGCCAGGCCGAGTCCGGGGACGCCGCCGCCCTCACTGCCAGCGAGGTCCACGACGCCGTGGCAGTGATCCGAGAGAACGCGCACCAAGCCCTCGAAGAGCTCCGCGAGGTGCTCACCGTGCTGCGCAGCGACGGCACCGACGAAGGCGACGACGAGACCGGCACGGCGGCTCCGCAGGTCGCCGTCGGAGACCTCGAGACGCTGGTCGAGGAGGCGCGCGCCGCGGGTCAGCTCGTCCGTCTGAGCATCGACGCGCCCGGTCTCGAGGAGTCCCGGCCGCAGCTGCAGCGCACCGTGTTCCGCGTGGTCCAGGAAGGCCTGACCAACGCCCGCAAGCACGCCCCCGAGGTCGCCGTGAACGTCGCGCTGCGCGGCACCGCGGGCGACGAGGTGGTCGTCGAGGTCACCAACGTCACCCAGATCTCCGCGCCCCGGTCGGTCATCCCTGGCGCCGGGGCAGGGCTCACCGGGCTCAGCGAGCGCGTCACCCTGGAGGGCGGCACCCTCGAGGCCGCTGCGAGCGGGGGCGCGTTCCGGCTCCGGGTGCGGCTACCGTGGCGCTCATGA
- a CDS encoding VOC family protein, whose amino-acid sequence MRPKAVSVGIPVRDLVAATTWYRSAFGLDEPDLQPVEGVVDLFELTDPDGNTIGFVTELA is encoded by the coding sequence ATGAGGCCCAAGGCTGTCTCCGTCGGCATCCCCGTCCGCGACCTGGTCGCGGCGACCACGTGGTACCGGTCGGCGTTCGGGCTGGACGAGCCCGACCTGCAGCCGGTCGAGGGGGTCGTCGACCTCTTCGAGCTCACCGACCCCGACGGCAACACCATCGGCTTCGTCACCGAGCTCGCCTGA